The DNA sequence TGTTCGCCTTCTCCGTCACCGGCTTCATCCTGGTGGAGCTGCGTCCTGAACTGCTGGACGCGCTGGAGAAGCAGCTGAGCAATGCGCTGGGCGGGTCGGGCCAGGGCGCCAACGCCAAGATCATGAGCGTGATCGACAACGCGCTGCGCAACTATGCGGCGATCGGCATCATCGGCCTGTTGTCGGCCATGTACTCAGGTGCCGGCTGGGCGGGAAACCTGAAGAACGCGGTCCGGGCCCAGTGGCGACAGGACTTCGATCTGCAGGTCAAGAAGGAGAACGTCATCGTCTCCACACTGAAGAACCTCGGAATCCTGCTGGGCCTGCTGCTGGCCGTGGCGATCACCTTCGGCCTGGCGTCGGTGTCGACCTCACTGACCGACAACATCCTGGGCTGGCTGGGGATGACGGGGGTGCCGTGGCTCGCGCTGGTCCTGCGGCTCGTACCGATCGCTGTCTCGCTCGGGGCCGGCTGGTTGCTCTTCATGTACCTCTACCTGGTGTTACCCGAGACCCGGGCGCCCTGGCCCGCGGTCCGGCGTGGGTCGTTGCTGGGCGCCGTTGGCTTGATCGCGCTGCAGTACCTCGCCAGCTTCCTGATCGGTCGTTTCACCACCGACCCCGCGGCCGGACTGTTCGGTCCGGTCATCGTCCTGATGCTGTTCTTCAACCTCTTCGCCCGGCTGATCCTCTTTGTCGCCGCCTGGATCTCCACCGCAGAACCCGCCGGTGGGCGAGCGGGGGGACCTGTCGCAGAGGCGACGACCGCCGCACAGGGCGCCGCTGCCGCTCGCGCTCGGTCCGCCGTCGAGGCCAAGGCGGCAACGCCGGTGCTGGTGCCGCGACAGGTGGCGGTGCGGTCGGTGCGGGTGGGGATGGGAGCGGGCTACGTCGCCGGCGCCGCGACCGGTGTGGGTCTGGGGGCCATGATCGCGGCCTTCTTCGCCAGGGTCGCCGCCCGGCGTCGCGAACGGAACCGGGACTAGCTCACAACGAGCCGTCCCGGTCCCGGTCGGAGTCAGTGAGCGGCGGCAGCGGGCGTGGCCTGCTGGCCGATACCGGCCAGCAGGTCGGTGTACCAGCCCTGGGTGATGTCGAACGGCTTGCCGCCGGCGATTCGGGAGAACTCGATGGCGCGCAGCTCGTCGCCGTTCTCCTCGTCGTGGCCGATCACGCCGGACTCTCCGCGCAGGGCACAGTCGACGGCCAGGTCCGTCATCGAGTGGATCAGATCGAGGTCGGCGCGGTTCGCCGCGGCAGACCGGGAGAAGTAGCCGGACTTCTGGACCATCACCTTCTCGGCCGACAGCCGCTCGGCGAACTGGCGACCGAACCAGGCGCCCGGGTTGATCTTGTCGATCCGCACATGCCCGAACGGATCTCGGTCGACCTCTTCCCCCGACTTCTCCAGCTCCGCCACTATGGCGTCCAGACCGGCACCTTCGGAGATGAACAGGTTCACCGAGCCCACCGTGTCCATCACCGTCGCCAGCCGCGCTGCCTCGGCCTCGAGGTCGAACTTCGCCTCCGGCACATAGACGCCGTGCACTTCCCAGGCCTCCCGGCTCAGCCCGATCTCGGGCAACCAGGCGCGGGTGTCCAGCCAGTCCCGGTACGCCTTTGCGGTGGCCGCGGTCAGCCAGCCGCAGTGCCGGCCCATGACCTCGTGCACGATCAGCATCCGGGAGCCCGAATTGTGCTCGCCGATGATGTTCTGGGCGAACCGGGCGCCCTGCTCCGCGGCGGTCCAAGCCCCCAACGACTGCCTGATGGGCACAATGTCGTTGTCGATGGTCTTGGGCAGACCCACCACGGTCAGGGCGTAGTCGTTCTTGGCCAGGAACGCGGCCAGGTCGGCGGCGGTCGTGTTCGTGTCGTCGCCGCCGATGGTATGCAACACATCGACGCCGTCCGCGGTCAACCGGTCAGCCGCAGCCTGGAGCGGGTCCACCCCTTCGGGCACCAGGCCACGCTTCACCAGGTCGGCCGCGTTGGTGAGCTTCACGCGCGAGTTGCCGATCGGGGAGCCGCCGAACTGGTGCAGCACAGCCGCCTGCTGCCGAACCGTGTCGGTCACCGTCAACGAGTCACCGGTCAGCAGCCCCTGATAGCCGTAGCGGTAGGCGATGATCTCCACCTGGGGAGCCACCTCGCTGTAGCGCTGGATCAAGCCGCCGATGGCGGACGAGAGGCAGGGGGCAAAACCCCCGGCGGTGAGCAGAGCGACTTTGGTAACCATGGACCTTCCCTGTTCGATCAGCAGTGGTGCTCACCAGCGTAGGGGAGAGCCGGCGGTGGCTGACAGCCAGAAGGCTCCCATCCATACTGCGGACCGCTCAGTAAGCCCGGCGCGGTTCCAGGTTCACAGCTCCGGGCCCGTACCGACTCAGGACGTCCTCGGGGTTCTGCAGCGAGCAGCGCTTCAGGCTGAGGCAGCCACAGCCGATACAGCTGTCCAGCTGGTCACGGAGGCGCGTCAGCCGCTCGATCTGCTCGTCGATGCGCGGCCGCCAGTCACGCGACAGCCGGGCCCAGTCCGCCTTCGTGGGCGTGCGGTTGCCGGGCAGGCCGGCCAGAGCGGTGGTGATCTCGTCCAAGGAGAGACCCACCCGCTGAGCCGAGCGGATGAAGGCGACCCGGCGCAGCGTGGACCTCTGGTAACGACGTTGGTTCCCGGCAGTCCTGGTCGACGTGATCACACCCTGTGCCTCGTAGAACCGCAGCGCCGACGGCGCCACCCCAGAACGACTGGACAGCTCGCCGATGGTGATCAGGTCGGACTTGTTCAGCATGGAAACCAGGATACCCATAGTTGAAGCCAACTTTAACGTTGCGGGCTCGTCCCGTGACGCCAGCCGGGCTAGAGTGAACCGGACAGGGAGGGGGTCGCCGCATGAGTTGGCAATTCTTCACCGACACGACGACCAGCCAGCTGGAGCTGCTCGGCATCGCCTTCGTACTCTCGGCCGTCATCGGCTTCGAGAGACAGTTCCACCGGAAGGCTGCCGGGCTGACCACTCATGTGCTGGTGGCCATGGGGTCCGCGACATTCACGCTGATCTCTGCATACGGGTTCGCCCACCTGCTCGGTCCCACCGTCAGGCTGGATCCGTCGCGGATCGCCGCCCAGGTCGTCTCGGGCATCGGCTTCCTCGGTGCCGGGGTGATCTTCATGCGGCGCGACATCGTACGAGGGCTCACCACGGCGGCATCGATCTGGGTGGCGGCAGCGGTGGGGATGGCTTGCGGCGCCGGGATGCCGCTCCTGGCGATCGTCGTCACCGGACTGCATCTGTTCCTGCTGCTGGTGCTCTCTCCGCTGGTGTCGCGGCTGCCTGACCGTGATCACAAACGCCTGGTCCACATCACCTATCTCGACGGTGAAGGGGTGCTCCGCCAACTGCTGGCCACGGCGACCGAGATGGGTTACGTCGCCTCGATTCTCAGCAGCCGGTCCTTCAGCGGCAGTGACGGGCGCCCCGAGGTCACCTTGCGGGCCCGCTTCCGGGGCCGGCCGCCGGTGTCGGAGCTGATCCTGGCGCTGACGGCCGTTCAGGGGGTGCTTCAGGTCCGGAGCGGTGGCGAGGATCTCGAACGCGAGGAGGACGACGAGGACGAGGACTAGCCACCGCCGGCACCATCGAGACCCGGGAAGCCCGGCTGAGGAGCGGCCATGCCCGTGCCACTGCCGAACTGGAGCTGCACTCGTGCCGCCCCGGCAGGAGCGAACGGCTCCATCTCGCGGGCGGCACCCGAGATTCAGGTGGGAACCGTCCGAGATCACAGGGGCAATCGCCTTCCTGGCCTCCGATGATGCATCATGGGTCACCGGCGTCACATTGCCCGTCGACGGCGGTGCGCTCGCCGGTCCCCGGCACCTTCTCAGCCAGCTCACCGAAAGAGGGCCCTGATGTCTCCTTCACCCGTTGTCGTGATCGCCACCTTCGAGGCCGCCGAGGGACGGCTGGACGATCTTCGCCAGGCACTGGTGGAGGCCATCCCCGCGGTGCACGCCGAGCCCGGTTGCCAGCTCTATGCCATCCACGACGCCGACGACTCGAGGATCTACATGATCGAGAAGTGGGACAGCCAGGCCGACCTCGACCGGCACGCCCAGGGCGAGGCGGTGCAGGAGCTGCGTGCCCTGGTGGCCGGAAAGACGACCAACCCCGCCCCGCTGATCCTCCTCAGCCCCATTCCGGCGGGAACCGCCGAACAGGGTCAGCTCTAGCAGCCGTCGGCCGGACGGCAGGAGATCGGGGCCGGCAGCATCAGAGCCCTGGCGCCACTGCGTCCGCGGTGGTGACGGTCAAATACGTCGAGTCGTGGTGGCCACCCCGGGCGCTGGGCCCTAGGCTCGGGGGATGGCGAGATACTTCGACGTCCACCCGGTCAATCCGCAGCGGCGTGCGATCAGCCAGGTCGTCGACCTGGTCCGAGCCGGCGGCCTCATCGCCTACCCCACCGACTCCTGTTACGCGTTGGGCTGTCAGCTGGGCAACCGGGAGGGGCTGGACCGGATCCGCGCCATCCGGCAACTGGACGACAAGCACCACTTCACGCTGGTGTGTCGGGACTTCGCCCAGCTGGGCCAGTTCGTGCACATCGACAATGACGTGTTCCGTAGCATCAAGGCCGTCACCCCGGGCAGCTACACTTTCATCCTGCCAGCGACCAAGGAAGTGCCACGGCGACTGATGCACCCCAAGAAGAAGACGGTGGGGGTCAGGATCCCGGACCACGTCGTGGCTCAGGCCATCCTGGCCGAACTGGGGGAGCCGCTGCTCTCCAGCACCCTGCTGCTGCCTGACCAGGAGGAGCCGTTGACCCAGGGTTGGGAGATCAAGGAACGGCTGGATCTGCTGGTGGACGCGGTGATCGACTCGGGCGACTGCGGCTCCGAGCCCACCACCGTCGTTGATTTCTCCTCGGGCGAGCCGGAGATCGTGCGCCGAGGCACCGGGGACCCGTCCCCGTTCGAGTGAGCCTTCCGCGGAAGGTACGCGAGCGGCGTTCTCGAGCCTGACCTCAACGTCGTGCCAGCCCGGTACCAAGGCGGCTAGGGGCTAGGGCCCGACCGGTCGGGTGTAGGCGAGGTTGTTCGCGGTGTCGGCGACCAGCTGTCCGACCAACATCACCGGACAAGGTGCCTGCAGCATGACCGCCGTCGCCACCGGGCCGGTACGGATGCTGATCGGGTCCGCCGACGTGTGTGAACCCACCACCATCAGGTCGGTCGGTCGAGCCTCCCGCACGAGCGACTCCACCGCCTCGGCATCCAGATAGTGCAGCGTCACTGACACCCGAGGGTAGGCGCGTTCGATGTCCGTCACGGCCCGCAGCACGTCTGCGCGGTCGGGCGGTACCGTGCGCGATTGGGCCGCGAGCGATCGCACCGGGTTGGCCGTGACCACCGACAGTGACGCCCTACGCATGCTCGCCTCCGCCGCTGCCGCGGCCAACGCGATCTGACTGACCTCGCTGCCGGACCAGCCCACCACCACCCCCGATGGCTTGGCTGACAGCTCTGGTGGTCGGCTGACCAGGACGACCGGACACCGTGCGTGCACCGCTACCCGGTTTTCGATGGCGCCGAGTGCCCCATGGGCCGCCGGGGACTTGGTCCGGTCGACGCCGAGCACCAGCAGAGCCGCGGTGCCGGTGAGTCGGATCAGCTCGTCTCGGACCTGCCCCCCGAGCAGCTGGGTGGTGACCGCCACCGAGGGCCGTCGGCTGGAAGCGGCCTGAGCCGCCTCGGCCAACAGATCGTCACAACACTGGTGGTCAGCGCCTTTCCCGGCTGACTGAGGGGCATGGACGTGCACGATCTCCAGAGGGCTGCGCCGGAGGTGGGCCTCATCCACGGCCCAGAGCAGCGCGGCCCGCGAGACCTGGGAGCCGTCGATGCCGACGGCGACCGACCCCGCCCAAACCGGCGACGCAGGCGTTTCCTGCCATCCGCTGGGGTGCGGGTGACTTCTCCACGTCAGCCTGGTGGTCATGTCAGCTCGGAAGAACCCGCCGACCGCTGAGGTCGGCTAGGGGAATCTGGAGGAAGAGGTCGCGCAGACCTTCCGGCCACGGGTCGGGTGTCTCTTCGATGGTGAGAGCCCGCAGTTCCTCGACCGTCACCGGCTCTGCCAGTCCGGTGACCAGCACGCTCCAGCCGCCATGGAAGAACTCATCGATCTCGTCGACCTCAAACGCCACCATCCGAGCCCGGGAGTAGCGTCCCGGCTCGCGCTCCGGGTCCGTGCGAAAGATCAGGCTGAGGTCGGTGACAACGTAGTTCATCGGCACCACTCTGGGTCCATTCGGACCGTTGTACGCGAGCCGCCCGACATGTTTGGCGCCGAGCAACTCCAGGCACTCCCGCCGGGTGAGCTCATCCAGGTGTGCCCCCCGCGCGAGCTTCTCCCACCAAGCCTTCGGCGAAGTTGTCATCTGAATCACCATCCTCCTTGATCTTCAGTCGCGGCGGAAGCCGTGGATAACGCGCAGCGGAAGGCCGATGTAGCTGGTCGATATTCCAGCGGGCCAGATCTCGGGCTCCTGGGTCATCCCCAGCAGCCGGGCCTCAGCAACCGTCAGCCGGGCCGCGGTGCCACGGACCTGCACCGTCCAGTGGGCCTCCTCAGAGACTCCGGTGCCATCCACCTCGAAGAGCACCTCGTTTCCCGGCGCGTATTGCGTGACCTCGTTGTAAGCGGCCGTTCTGATGATGATGTGGGTCGGGGTGGTGACGTAGTGCACCGGCAGCATCCGCTCACCTCGCCCGGTCAGATAGACCAGACGTCCTTCGCAGCGTGCCTTCAGCAGTGCACGACAACTTTCCTCGTCCAGCCTCTGGCCATGCTGCTGCGCCTGCCGCAGTGTCTCGGTCATCCGTGTTGTGGTGAGCATGTAGGTCGCCACCTCCTGGACTCCACTGTGATCGAACGGCAGCCGAGAGCCCAGAGGCTTTGCACCCACTGACCTGGGACCAAAGTCCCCGGGGCTCAGGAAGGCGGTTCGAGCCAGTGCTCGGGGGCGGGTGCCAGCTCCTCCAGGGCCGGCCACAGATCCGCCGGGATGCTGAGCTCTGACCACTCCACCGCCTGCTGCAGCGAGTCGACGGTCGAGGCTCCGACGACGGTGCTGTGGATACGCGGCTCGCGCATGGAGAACTGGAGCGCAGCGGCTCCGAGCGGGACGTCGTGTTCGGCGCACAGCCGCGTCATGGCAGCGACGCTGCTCAACACTTCGGGTGCGGCTGGGCCGTAGCAGTACAGACCGGCGAACCTTGGGTCGCCGGTCAGGATGCCGCCGCCGTAAGGTGCCGCGTTCGTGACGCCGAGACCGAGCTCGGCCGCCCGGTTCAGCAGGATGTCGGCGGACCGGTCGACCAGGGTGAAGCGGTTGTGAGTGATCAGCGTGTCGAAGACGCCCAGGTCGAGATAGCGCAGGATGGTCGGGGCGTGCCCACCGGAGATGCCGATCCAGCGGGCCAACCCGCGCTCCTTCATCTGGCGCAGCGCCTCGACTGCACCGCCCGGTCCGCTGAGCTCGTCGAAGTCGGCCAGTTCAGGATCGTGCAGGAAGAGGACGTCGATGGTCTCCAGGCCGAGCCGGTGACGGGACTCCTCGAGCGATCGCCACATCCTCTCGGCCGAGAACGATCCGGTGTCGAGGTCGCGGTCCAGCTTGGTCTGGATGACGAGCCCCGGCGGCGGACCGCCCAGCGCCGCCAGAGCACGACCGATCAGCGCCTCGGCGCGCGAACCGCCGTACTCGTTGGAGGTGTCGATGAAGTTGATGCCCGCCGGTCGCTCTGTGAGCACCTTCTCGGCGAGCGTCAGCAACCGTCGGTCCCGCTGTTGATCATCTTCCCCCGGCTTCGGCGGCCCCCAGGAGGACGTGCCGATGCACAATGCTGAGACTTCCAGGCCGGTACGGCCATAGCTGACCATGAA is a window from the Microlunatus panaciterrae genome containing:
- a CDS encoding YhjD/YihY/BrkB family envelope integrity protein, which codes for MIDWLKALKDKPAIAHLLRAGQRFAGRMGDQFGAAITYFSVLAMVPIIMFAFSVTGFILVELRPELLDALEKQLSNALGGSGQGANAKIMSVIDNALRNYAAIGIIGLLSAMYSGAGWAGNLKNAVRAQWRQDFDLQVKKENVIVSTLKNLGILLGLLLAVAITFGLASVSTSLTDNILGWLGMTGVPWLALVLRLVPIAVSLGAGWLLFMYLYLVLPETRAPWPAVRRGSLLGAVGLIALQYLASFLIGRFTTDPAAGLFGPVIVLMLFFNLFARLILFVAAWISTAEPAGGRAGGPVAEATTAAQGAAAARARSAVEAKAATPVLVPRQVAVRSVRVGMGAGYVAGAATGVGLGAMIAAFFARVAARRRERNRD
- a CDS encoding pyridoxamine 5'-phosphate oxidase family protein produces the protein MTTSPKAWWEKLARGAHLDELTRRECLELLGAKHVGRLAYNGPNGPRVVPMNYVVTDLSLIFRTDPEREPGRYSRARMVAFEVDEIDEFFHGGWSVLVTGLAEPVTVEELRALTIEETPDPWPEGLRDLFLQIPLADLSGRRVLPS
- a CDS encoding aldo/keto reductase, with protein sequence MVSYGRTGLEVSALCIGTSSWGPPKPGEDDQQRDRRLLTLAEKVLTERPAGINFIDTSNEYGGSRAEALIGRALAALGGPPPGLVIQTKLDRDLDTGSFSAERMWRSLEESRHRLGLETIDVLFLHDPELADFDELSGPGGAVEALRQMKERGLARWIGISGGHAPTILRYLDLGVFDTLITHNRFTLVDRSADILLNRAAELGLGVTNAAPYGGGILTGDPRFAGLYCYGPAAPEVLSSVAAMTRLCAEHDVPLGAAALQFSMREPRIHSTVVGASTVDSLQQAVEWSELSIPADLWPALEELAPAPEHWLEPPS
- a CDS encoding MgtC/SapB family protein is translated as MSWQFFTDTTTSQLELLGIAFVLSAVIGFERQFHRKAAGLTTHVLVAMGSATFTLISAYGFAHLLGPTVRLDPSRIAAQVVSGIGFLGAGVIFMRRDIVRGLTTAASIWVAAAVGMACGAGMPLLAIVVTGLHLFLLLVLSPLVSRLPDRDHKRLVHITYLDGEGVLRQLLATATEMGYVASILSSRSFSGSDGRPEVTLRARFRGRPPVSELILALTAVQGVLQVRSGGEDLEREEDDEDED
- a CDS encoding universal stress protein; translation: MTTRLTWRSHPHPSGWQETPASPVWAGSVAVGIDGSQVSRAALLWAVDEAHLRRSPLEIVHVHAPQSAGKGADHQCCDDLLAEAAQAASSRRPSVAVTTQLLGGQVRDELIRLTGTAALLVLGVDRTKSPAAHGALGAIENRVAVHARCPVVLVSRPPELSAKPSGVVVGWSGSEVSQIALAAAAAEASMRRASLSVVTANPVRSLAAQSRTVPPDRADVLRAVTDIERAYPRVSVTLHYLDAEAVESLVREARPTDLMVVGSHTSADPISIRTGPVATAVMLQAPCPVMLVGQLVADTANNLAYTRPVGP
- a CDS encoding pyrophosphate--fructose-6-phosphate 1-phosphotransferase encodes the protein MVTKVALLTAGGFAPCLSSAIGGLIQRYSEVAPQVEIIAYRYGYQGLLTGDSLTVTDTVRQQAAVLHQFGGSPIGNSRVKLTNAADLVKRGLVPEGVDPLQAAADRLTADGVDVLHTIGGDDTNTTAADLAAFLAKNDYALTVVGLPKTIDNDIVPIRQSLGAWTAAEQGARFAQNIIGEHNSGSRMLIVHEVMGRHCGWLTAATAKAYRDWLDTRAWLPEIGLSREAWEVHGVYVPEAKFDLEAEAARLATVMDTVGSVNLFISEGAGLDAIVAELEKSGEEVDRDPFGHVRIDKINPGAWFGRQFAERLSAEKVMVQKSGYFSRSAAANRADLDLIHSMTDLAVDCALRGESGVIGHDEENGDELRAIEFSRIAGGKPFDITQGWYTDLLAGIGQQATPAAAAH
- a CDS encoding putative quinol monooxygenase produces the protein MSPSPVVVIATFEAAEGRLDDLRQALVEAIPAVHAEPGCQLYAIHDADDSRIYMIEKWDSQADLDRHAQGEAVQELRALVAGKTTNPAPLILLSPIPAGTAEQGQL
- a CDS encoding pyridoxamine 5'-phosphate oxidase family protein, yielding MTETLRQAQQHGQRLDEESCRALLKARCEGRLVYLTGRGERMLPVHYVTTPTHIIIRTAAYNEVTQYAPGNEVLFEVDGTGVSEEAHWTVQVRGTAARLTVAEARLLGMTQEPEIWPAGISTSYIGLPLRVIHGFRRD
- the soxR gene encoding redox-sensitive transcriptional activator SoxR produces the protein MLNKSDLITIGELSSRSGVAPSALRFYEAQGVITSTRTAGNQRRYQRSTLRRVAFIRSAQRVGLSLDEITTALAGLPGNRTPTKADWARLSRDWRPRIDEQIERLTRLRDQLDSCIGCGCLSLKRCSLQNPEDVLSRYGPGAVNLEPRRAY
- a CDS encoding L-threonylcarbamoyladenylate synthase, which codes for MARYFDVHPVNPQRRAISQVVDLVRAGGLIAYPTDSCYALGCQLGNREGLDRIRAIRQLDDKHHFTLVCRDFAQLGQFVHIDNDVFRSIKAVTPGSYTFILPATKEVPRRLMHPKKKTVGVRIPDHVVAQAILAELGEPLLSSTLLLPDQEEPLTQGWEIKERLDLLVDAVIDSGDCGSEPTTVVDFSSGEPEIVRRGTGDPSPFE
- a CDS encoding SDR family oxidoreductase gives rise to the protein MPPRQERTAPSRGRHPRFRWEPSEITGAIAFLASDDASWVTGVTLPVDGGALAGPRHLLSQLTERGP